The following DNA comes from Candidatus Dormiibacterota bacterium.
CAGCGGCCGCAAGCTGATCCTCGTCACCGGGCGCCAGCTCGGCGATCTGCTCCGCGCCTTTCCTGAGGCCAGCAGCTTCGACGCCGTCGTCGCGGAAAACGGCGCCGTCCTCCACCGGCCACGAAGCCAGGAGACTCGAGTCCTCGGGCCGCCGCCTTCGCCGCGTTTCGTCGAGGCGCTGAAGTCCCGCGGCGTCGCGCCGATCTGGGTTGGACAGGTGGTGGTCGCCACGGTGCAGCCAAACGAGACGGCCGTGATCGACGTGATCCGCGAGCTCGGCCTCGACCTGCAAGTCATCCTCAACAAGGGTTCGGTCATGGTGCTGCCCACCTCGGTGGACAAGGCGAGCGGGTTGCGCGCGGCGCTCGACGAGCTCGGCCTATCGCCGCCGAGCGTCGTCGGCTTGGGCGACGCGGAGAACGACGAGGCCTTCCTCGCGATGTGTGGGTGCGGTGTCGCGGTGGCGAACGCGGTCGACGCCCTCAAAGCGGGGGCCACGTACGTAACCCGGGGCGAGGCCGGCGCGGGGGTTAGAGAAGTGATCGACGAGTTGATCGCCGAGGACCGAGTGGCGCACCGTTAGAAAAGGTGGCTGCGACCGTTATATTCGGTGAATGAACCGGCTGGTCGGCTTCGCGCTGGTCGCCGGCTTCCTGGCGAGTTCCGC
Coding sequences within:
- a CDS encoding HAD family hydrolase, with the translated sequence MRYLALAADYDGTLATDGVVDGDTIEALRRLSASGRKLILVTGRQLGDLLRAFPEASSFDAVVAENGAVLHRPRSQETRVLGPPPSPRFVEALKSRGVAPIWVGQVVVATVQPNETAVIDVIRELGLDLQVILNKGSVMVLPTSVDKASGLRAALDELGLSPPSVVGLGDAENDEAFLAMCGCGVAVANAVDALKAGATYVTRGEAGAGVREVIDELIAEDRVAHR